Proteins co-encoded in one Arachis hypogaea cultivar Tifrunner chromosome 13, arahy.Tifrunner.gnm2.J5K5, whole genome shotgun sequence genomic window:
- the LOC112735210 gene encoding uncharacterized protein yields the protein MAEHVDYLLDLNPTKITWNFKVYVIRIWEVPSKYNEKEVGSIQMILQDSKGDRMHAKIPRSLISKWKGSIVQFQNYQMTHFIVVANDMDTIITPSKWILCFSHRTRVIHVENPYFPLEAFYFKPIPDLLNADKANRINCILFGNMVDQILPQLEDGRVEPLIVLFQYFRAIRWNGKTSIQSNFDVSQMHFDNNLKEIMEFQKRVAKYLMLLSVSPSSSVRITQVPSQHAWSGADELNQGSVFVKAIEEALGLVQEGPCWISATIVAINATNKDWFYKTCRRCPKKVESSIGNRYECNKCGHTHGCAALRFKVEVMVYDSTGSISLLLWDREITQLCDKREEQVMEEDEIGDDEYPPILDNMMDKRVLFKINVKSANINHRDQVYTVMKVCDDDEIIQKNLPKKMQSNQSISIIEINCSNSVDMFENIIHLNVDADPQFSDILDECVSSLKHKTSSKRASSGMKYGFNSAIDNNDDGQFSTNKFSRKYRKGQKIQVIEGDE from the exons ATGGCCGAGCACGTTGATTACCTACTTGACTTGAATCCAACAAAAATTACTTGGAATTTCAAAGTTTATGTTATTAGGATCTGGGAAGTCCCAAGCAAGTATAATGAGAAGGAGGTTGGAAGCATTCAAATGATTCTTCAGGATAGTAAG GGCGATAGGATGCACGCTAAAATCCCCAGGTCTTTGATCAGCAAGTGGAAGGGTTCTATTGTGCAGTTTCAGAATTACCAAATGACCCACTTCATTGTTGTTGCTAATGATATGGACACAATCATAACTCCGAGCAAATGGATACTTTGCTTCTCTCACAGAACACGAGTCATCCATGTGGAGAATCCATACTTCCCATTAGAAGCCTTCTATTTCAAACCTATACCAGATTTACTGAATGCTGATAA GGCCAACAGAATAAACTGCATTCTATTCGGGAACATGGTGGACCAGATTCTTCCACAACTTGAAGATGGAAGGGTGGAACCCCTTATAGTTTTGTTTCAATACTTCAGAGCAATAAGGTGGAATGGAAAGACCTCTATTCAAAGCAACTTTGATGTGTCTCAAATGCACTTTGACAACAACTTAAAAGAGATCATGGAGTTTCAGAAAAGGGTTGcaaaatatttaat GCTGCTTAGTGTGTCACCATCAAGTTCTGTGAGGATTACTCAAGTGCCTTCACAACATGCATGGTCAGGAGCTGATGAACTTAATCAAGGGTCTGTTTTTGTAAAGGCAATCGAAGAAGCACTTGGCTTGGTTCAGGAAGGTCCTTGTTGGATATCTGCAACCATTGTGGCTATAAATGCCACGAACAAGGATTGGTTCTACAAGACATGTAGGAGGTGCCCAAAAAAAGTAGAATCAAGTATTGGTAATAGATACGAGTGTAACAAATGTGGCCATACTCATGGTTGTGCAGCTTTGAG GTTCAAGGTGGAGGTCATGGTATATGATAGCACTGGAAGTATAAGTTTGCTTCTATGGGACAGAGAAATCACTCAGTTGTGTGATAAGCGAGAAGAACAAGTGATGGAGGAGGAT GAAATAGGTGATGATGAATATCCCCCTATCCTTGATAATATGATGGACAAAAGGGTGCTATTTAAGATTAATGTAAAATCTGCAAACATTAATCATAGAGATCAAGTCTACACTGTCATGAAAGTGTGTGATGATGATGAGATAATTCAGAAGAATCTTCCAAAAAAGATGCAATCTAATCAGTCTATTAGTATTATA GAAATTAACTGCAGCAACTCGGTTGATATGTTTGAAAATATTATTCACCTTAATGTTGATGCTGATCCTCAGTTTTCT GATATTTTGGATGAGTGTGTTTCCTCCCTCAAACACAAGACCTCATCTAAAAGAGCTTCCAGTGGGATGAAGTATGGGTTTAATAGTGCaattgataataatgatgatggacAATTTTCAACCAATAAGTTTAGTAGAAAGTATAGAAAAGGACAGAAGATTCAAGTGATTGAAGGGGATGAGTGA